A window of the Nycticebus coucang isolate mNycCou1 chromosome 3, mNycCou1.pri, whole genome shotgun sequence genome harbors these coding sequences:
- the CH25H gene encoding cholesterol 25-hydroxylase, giving the protein MSCYNCSEPRVLCSSGQLFLQPLWDRLRTWEALIQSPFFPVIFSITTYVGFCLPFVLLDCLCPRVPALRRYKIHPDFSPSAGQLLPCLRQTLYQHVVFVFPVTLLHWARSPALLPPDAPELLQLLCHLALCLLLFDTEFFVWHLLHHRVPWLYRAFHKVHHQNPSAFALATQYMSVWELFSLGFFDMVNVQLLGCHPLTVLTFHVINIWLSVEDHSGYDFPWSTHRLVPFGWYGGVTHHDLHHTQFTCNFAPYFTHWDKILGTLRPAPVSGC; this is encoded by the coding sequence ATGAGCTGCTACAACTGCTCGGAGCCCCGGGTCCTCTGCAGCTCCGGGCAGCTGTTCCTGCAGCCCCTCTGGGACCGCCTGAGGACCTGGGAGGCCCTCATCCAGTCGCCCTTCTTCCCGGTCATCTTCTCGATTACCACCTACGTGGGCTTCTGCCTGCCCTTCGTGCTGCTGGACTGCCTGTGCCCCCGGGTGCCCGCGCTGCGGCGCTACAAGATCCACCCCGACTTCTCGCCGTCCGCCGGGCAGCTGCTGCCCTGCCTGCGGCAGACGCTGTACCAGCACGTGGTGTTCGTGTTCCCCGTGACGCTGCTGCACTGGGCGCGCAGCCCGGCGCTCCTGCCCCCCGACGCCCCCGAGCTGCTCCAGCTGCTGTGCCATCTCGCGTTGTGCCTGCTGCTCTTCGACACCGAGTTCTTCGTGTGGCACCTGCTGCACCACCGGGTGCCCTGGCTGTACCGCGCCTTCCACAAGGTGCACCACCAGAACCCGTCCGCGTTCGCGCTGGCCACGCAGTACATGAGCGTCTGGGAGCTGTTTTCCTTGGGCTTCTTTGACATGGTGAACGTCCAGCTGCTTGGGTGCCACCCTCTCACCGTCCTGACTTTCCACGTAATCAACATCTGGCTGTCAGTGGAGGACCACTCCGGCTACGACTTCCCTTGGTCCACTCACAGACTGGTGCCCTTCGGTTGGTACGGGGGCGTGACTCACCACGACCTGCATCACACGCAGTTCACCTGCAATTTCGCCCCGTACTTCACACACTGGGACAAAATCCTGGGAACTCTGCGGCCCGCGCCGGTGTCGGGGTGCTGA